A part of Gossypium hirsutum isolate 1008001.06 chromosome A07, Gossypium_hirsutum_v2.1, whole genome shotgun sequence genomic DNA contains:
- the LOC107926381 gene encoding lysine histidine transporter 1, translating to MGTQQPPPSDYNGDNMYNNNNTSVEKSAKQKAIDDWLPINSSRSRKWWFSAFHNVTAMVGAGVLSLPYALSELGWGPGVFILVFSWIITLYTLWQMVEMHEIVPGKRFDRYHELGQYAFGEKLGLYIVVPQQLIVEVSLCIVYMVTGGQSLKKFHDTVCSSCKSIKLTYFIMIFASVEFVLSHLPNFDSISGVSLAAAVMSVSYSTIAWSASLAKGVQEDVQYGYKATTTPGTVFGFLSGLGDVAFAYSGHNVVLEIQATIQSTPERPSKGPMWKGVVVAYIIIALCYFPVALIGYWMFGNSVKDNILISLEKPAWLIAMANMFVVVHVIGSYQVYAMPVFDMMETLLVKKLDFNPTRTLRFIVRNTYVAFTMFIGITFPFFGGLLGFFGGVAYAPTTYYLPCVIWLIVMKPRRYSLSWWINWFCIVIGVLLMVLAPIGGMRQIIIQAKDYKFYS from the exons TCGGTTGAAAAATCAGCAAAGCAAAAAGCAATTGATGATTGGTTACCAATTAACTCATCAAGAAGTAGAAAATGGTGGTTTTCAGCTTTCCACAATGTTACGGCCATGGTTGGAGCTGGTGTACTTAGTCTTCCCTATGCCTTGTCTGAACTCGGATG GGGACCTGGTGTGTTTATTCTAGTGTTTTCATGGATCATTACCTTGTATACACTGTGGCAAATGGTTGAAATGCACGAGATAGTTCCGGGAAAACGTTTCGATCGATATCATGAACTAGGACAGTATGCATTCGGCGAAAAACTCGGTCTTTATATCGTTGTGCCACAACAGCTCATTGTGGAAGTTAGTCTCTGTATCGTTTATATGGTTACCGGTGGACaatcgttgaagaagttccatGATACTGTCTGTAGTAGCTGCAAATCGATAAAATTAACTTATTTCATCATGATTTTTGCCTCTGTTGAATTTGTTCTGTCTCACCTTCCAAATTTCGACTCGATTTCGGGTGTCTCGTTGGCGGCTGCAGTCATGTCTGTAAG TTATTCAACTATAGCATGGAGTGCTTCACTAGCTAAGGGTGTTCAAGAAGACGTGCAATACGGATACAAAGCGACAACTACACCTGGAACCGTGTTTGGCTTCCTTAGCGGTTTAGGTGATGTAGCATTTGCTTATTCTGGTCACAATGTGGTTTTGGAGATTCAAGCTACAATCCAATCTACACCCGAGAGACCATCGAAAGGACCGATGTGGAAAGGTGTTGTTGTCGCGTATATAATCATTGCCTTGTGTTATTTCCCGGTCGCTTTAATCGGATATTGGATGTTTGGCAATTCTGTAAAAGACAACATCCTCATTTCATTAGAGAAACCAGCATGGCTCATTGCAATGGCTAACATGTTTGTCGTTGTTCATGTTATCGGAAGCTACCAG GTCTACGCAATGCCGGTTTTCGACATGATGGAAACCCTACTAGTAAAGAAACTAGATTTCAACCCTACTCGAACACTTCGATTCATCGTTCGTAATACATATGTTG CATTCACTATGTTCATCGGTATTACATTTCCTTTCTTCGGCGGTCTTCTCGGGTTTTTCGGTGGAGTCGCGTATGCACCAACAACATACTAT CTCCCCTGTGTCATATGGCTTATTGTGATGAAACCAAGAAGGTATAGCTTATCTTGGTGGATTAATTGG TTCTGCATTGTGATTGGTGTTTTATTAATGGTCTTAGCACCAATTGGAGGGATGAGGCAAATCATAATTCAAGCCAAAGACTACAAATTTTACTCTTAA